The following are encoded together in the Mastacembelus armatus chromosome 6, fMasArm1.2, whole genome shotgun sequence genome:
- the rpl27a gene encoding large ribosomal subunit protein uL15: MPTKKSKTRKLRGHVSHGHGRVGKHRKHPGGRGNAGGMHHHRINFDKYHPGYFGKLGMRHYHLKKNTTYCPTINLDKLWTLVSEQTRLNYGKKPEGPAPIIDAVRAGYYKVLGKGKLPKQPVIVKAKFFSRRAEEKIKAVGGACVLMA; this comes from the exons ATG CCCACCAAGAAGTCCAAGACCAGGAAGCTCCGAGGACACGTCAGCCACGGACATGGTCGCGTTG GCAAGCACAGAAAGCATCCTGGAGGTCGTGGTAATGCTGGTGGAATGCATCACCACAGAATTAACTTTGACAAATA CCATCCAGGGTACTTTGGTAAGCTTGGTATGAGACATTACCACCTGAAGAAGAACACAACTTACTGTCCCACTATCAACTTGGACAAGCTGTGGACCCTGGTGAGTGAGCAGACCAGGCTCAACTATGGCAAGAAGCCTGAAGGACCCGCCCCCATCATTGATGCTGTGCGCGCT GGCTACTACAAAGTTCTGGGCAAAGGCAAGCTGCCCAAGCAGCCCGTGATCGTCAAGGCCAAGTTCTTCAGCCGACGGGCCGAAGAGAAGATCAAGGCAGTGGGAGGAGCCTGCGTGCTAATGGCATAA
- the akip1 gene encoding A-kinase-interacting protein 1 isoform X2, with translation MASQAWLESSLRRSASLGLEVLERASRRSVDWTSTGGSQTPATTDEDIQKSKTHTELDDAFATIADFMAQTTSQCKRFYESGCCTEPSGNERAHVSRFHARTAAQKTTSARPTRKHRRVSAAGEDFYIEVSPGSYAITASMPNLQQQTQLVSVKAGESINLTFNL, from the exons ATGGCAAGCCAGGCTTGGCTGGAGTCTTCCCTGCGACGCTCTGCCAGTCTGGGTCTAGAGGTGCTGGAGCGGGCCTCCAGGCGAAGTGTAGACTGGACCAGCACTGGTGGATCCCAGACCCCCGCTACCACAGATGAAGACATACAGAAATCT aaaacccacacagagcTTGATGATGCCTTTGCAACCATTGCAGATTTCATGGCACAAACGACCTCTCAGTGCAAG AGGTTTTATGAGTCTGGCTGCTGCACTGAGCCCAGTGGAAACGAGAGGGCTCATGTGTCCCGATTCCACGCACGAACAGCTGCTCAGAAGACAACATCTGCACGACCAACCAGAAAGCAT CGTCGTGTGTCAGCAGCTGGTGAAGATTTCTACATCGAGGTTTCACCTGGAAGTTACGCCATCACTGCCAGCATGCCTAACCTACAGCAGCAGACTCAGCTGGTTAGTGTCAAAGCTGGAGAGAGCATCAACCTCACTTTTAACCTCTGA
- the akip1 gene encoding A-kinase-interacting protein 1 isoform X1 — protein sequence MASQAWLESSLRRSASLGLEVLERASRRSVDWTSTGGSQTPATTDEDIQKSVLKTHTELDDAFATIADFMAQTTSQCKRFYESGCCTEPSGNERAHVSRFHARTAAQKTTSARPTRKHRRVSAAGEDFYIEVSPGSYAITASMPNLQQQTQLVSVKAGESINLTFNL from the exons ATGGCAAGCCAGGCTTGGCTGGAGTCTTCCCTGCGACGCTCTGCCAGTCTGGGTCTAGAGGTGCTGGAGCGGGCCTCCAGGCGAAGTGTAGACTGGACCAGCACTGGTGGATCCCAGACCCCCGCTACCACAGATGAAGACATACAGAAATCTGTCCTG aaaacccacacagagcTTGATGATGCCTTTGCAACCATTGCAGATTTCATGGCACAAACGACCTCTCAGTGCAAG AGGTTTTATGAGTCTGGCTGCTGCACTGAGCCCAGTGGAAACGAGAGGGCTCATGTGTCCCGATTCCACGCACGAACAGCTGCTCAGAAGACAACATCTGCACGACCAACCAGAAAGCAT CGTCGTGTGTCAGCAGCTGGTGAAGATTTCTACATCGAGGTTTCACCTGGAAGTTACGCCATCACTGCCAGCATGCCTAACCTACAGCAGCAGACTCAGCTGGTTAGTGTCAAAGCTGGAGAGAGCATCAACCTCACTTTTAACCTCTGA